The following nucleotide sequence is from Pseudonocardia sp. C8.
GGAGCCGGGGCGGCCCCCCGGGGACGCGCCGGCCGGCGCGATGCGCCGGGGAGGACCGGCGCCCGGCCCCGCGCGCTCGGGCGGGCAGGCACCGCCGGGCGTCGACCACGGGGGCGGCCCGGTCACGGTGCTCGACCGGATCGTCGCCGCGGTCTCCGGCCCCGGGCCGCGGGCGCACCGGGTGTGGCTGCCGCCGCTGGCGGAGCCGCCCCCGCTGCCCACGGTGCTCGGCGACCCGGTGACGCGCGCGGGCCGCGGCCTGCAGGCGCCCGGCCCGGCCGGACGGCTCGCGGCGCCGATCGGCCTGGTCGACCGGCCGTACCTGCAGCGCCGGGACCCGCTGGTGGTGGACATGTCCGGGGCCGCAGGTCACCTCGCCGTCGTCGGCGGCCCGCGGTCGGGGAAGTCGACGGCGCTGCACACGCTCGTCCTCGCGCTGGCGCTGACCCACACGCCGGACGAGCTGGGCGTGCACGTCCTCGACCTGGGCGGCGGCGCGCTCGGGTCGCTCGCCGCCCTTCCGCACGTCGGCACCGTCGCCGGGCGCCGCCGTACCGATCTCGTGCGCCGGGTCGTCGCGGAGGCCGTGGCGGCCGTCGAGCACCGGGAGCAGCTGTTCGCCGCGCACGGGATCGCCGGGGTCGAGGAGTACCGGGCACGGCGGGCCGCGGGCGGGCTGTCCGGCGAGCCGTGCACCGACCTGCTGCTGGTGGTCGACGGGTATCCCGCGCTGCGGTCCGGGTTCGAGGACCTCGACGAGAAGCTGACGGTCCTCGCGTCGCGCGGGCTCGCCTACGGCGTGCACCTCGCCGTGTCCGCCGGGCGCTGGGCCGAGTTCCGGCCGGCGCTCGCCGACCAGCTGGGGAGCCGGCTCGAGCTGCGGCTCGGCGACCCCGCCGACTCGGTCGTGGACCGCCGCCGGGCCGCCGACGTGCCCGCCCGGCCCGGCCACGCCCTCGCCCCGGACGGTGCAGCCGCCGTGCTCGCCGCCCCGGCCCGGGCGTCCGGCGCCGACCTCGCCCCGGACGTCGCCGCGGCGTGGGCCGGGCCGGGGATGCCGGAGGCCCGCCTGCTCCCCGAGCGGATCACGGTCACGGAGCTGCCGCCGGGCCCCGGCCGCGGGCCCGCGCTCGGCGTCGACGAGGACCGGCTCGCGACCGTCGAGCTCGACCCCGACGAACCGCACCTGCTCTGCTTCGCCGACTCCGGCGGCGGCAAGACCAACCTGCTGCGGCTGCTGGCCCGGGGCATCGCTGCGCGGTGGACGCCCGACGAGGCTCGGATCGTCGTCGTCGACCACCGGCGGACACTGCTCGGCGGCGTCCCGGACACCCACCTGCTGGTCCATGCCGCGACCGCGCAGGCCGGCGCGGACGCCTGCGCGGAGATCGCCGGGTCGCTGGGCAGGCGGCTGCCCGGGCCGGACGTGACGCCCGAGCAGCTGCGCGAGCGGTCGTGGTGGAGCGGCCCGGACGTCTGGCTGCTGGTGGACGACTACGACATCGTCGTCCCGGCGGCCGGCAGCACGGGTGGGCACCCGCTGCTGCCGCTCACCGAGTTCCTCCCGCAGGCCCGCGACGTCGGCCTGCACGTGGTGGTCACCCGCCGGACCGGAGGGGCGGGGCGGGCGCTGTTCGACCCGGTACTCGGCCGGCTGCGTGAGCTCGGGGCGCCCGGGCTGGTCGGCTCCGGCAGCCCGGACGAGGGCGCCCTCCTGGAGAAGGTGAAGCCGGAGCCGATGCCGCCGGGCCGCGCCGTGCTGGTGGACCGGCGCGCCGGCGCGCGCCGGATGCAGCTGGCCTGGGCCGATCCGGGGTGACCGGGTTCGCGGTGGCGGTGCACACCGGTCCGTCGCGGGTGCTGCTCGCCGCGGCGGACGCCGGCGGGGTCCGGCTGCTGGCCGCCGCGCCACCGGGGACCGCGCCCGGCCGGGCCGTCGACGACTTCTTCGGTGACGAGCCGCCCGCCGTCGTCGTGCGGGTCGGGACGACGCCGGGCGGCGCGTTCCCCGGGGTGCCCCGGGTGATGGCGGTGCCGGTCGCGGTCGCCGTGCTCGCCGTCGGACCGCCACCACCGGCCGGGCCGGTGCTCGTGGTCGACGCGGGCACGGCCGGGACCGAGGTGGCGGTGGTCGACGACGGGATCGTCACCCGGGTGAGCCCCGGCGGCCGGGGAGGAGCGGCGAACCCGCGCAACGGCCGGGGAGCGGCGGCGAGCCCGGGCGGTGGCGGAGGGGTGGCCCGGGGCGACGTGCGGGACGTCGCGGTGCTCCGGGCGGTGGCGTGCCGGGCCGGGGCGGTCGAGGTCGTCGTGGCCGGGGAACGGGCCGCCGACGACCCGGGCTGGGTGGCCGCGGTGGCCGCGGCCGCACCCTGCCCGGTCCGGACCGCCGGGCCGCGGGCGGACGACGACCCGGCCGCCGTCCCCGGGGCGGGCGCGGACACCGCGGCGGTCCTCGGGGCGGCCCTGCTCGGCGCGGGCCTGCTCGCGCAGGTGAGCCGGAGCCCGGCAGCCACGGCCCGGTTCCGGGAATCGGGCGGCGGGCCGCCGGGTGACGGCTGCACCGTCCCGGGTGCTGCAGCCGGCCGTGGCGGGGCGGGGCACACCGGCCGCGGCGAGCCCGGGGACTCCGGCCGCGGCGAACCACCGGGCACCGACCGTCCGGGCCGGGGGCGGCTGCTCCTCCCCGCCGTCGCCGTGCTCGGGGCGGTGCTCGTCGCCGCCGGGCTGGCCCTCGGCGGCCCGGAACGGCCGGCGCCGGCCGAGGACGCGGTCGTCGTCCAGTACGGATACGCGGCCGCCCTGCCCGCCGGCTGGGAGCACACCGGCGGCGATCCGGGCCGGCGCCGCGTCCTGCTCACCCCGGTGGGCCGGCCGGACGGGGCCGACCTGATCGTCGTCGAGCGCAGCCCGCTGCCGTACGACGCCGCCCGCGAACCCATCCGGCTCCGGCGTGAGCTGGCGGCACTGCTGGCCGGCGAGGCCGGTGTCACGCCACCTGCACCGGTCGTCGTCGCCGGCCGGACGGTCCTCGGCTACACCCAGCGGCCCGGTGACGGCACGGTCGTCGACTGGCACGTCCTGCCGGAGGCCCCGGACCAGCTCGTCGTCGGCTGCCGCCGGCCCGCGGGCGCGCCACCGGCCCCGGCCTGCGCCGCGGTCGTCGGATCGGTGCGCCCGGCACCCTAGGACCCGACCGGTGCCCGGCCCGGCGCGTCGCACCTCTCTCCCAGCAGACGCTCACGCAACCGGGCGCTGCTCGCGCAACCGGGTGAGCGTCTGCCGGGTTCGGTGAGCGTCTGCCGGCGGCACGGCGGTGGCGGGCGTGGCGGGCGGCGTTCGCGGGCGTGAACGCCGCCGTGCGTACGGCCGTGCCGGGGCGGCCCGCCTGCAACCGTGCCCCGGCCGGGGACGGAGGTCCCCGGAACCGGGCGGGCGACCGCCCGGGTCGCACCGGGATGGGGTGAGCGCATGGCCGAGGGGTTCGGCACGACGACACAGGAGATGGCCCTGGCCGCGGGCCGGGTCCGGGAGGTGAGCGCCGCGGTCAACGGCGAGCTGGGCGGCCTGCGGTCGCGGCTGGAGGCGACCCGCGGCCAGTGGGTGGGGGCCGCGGCCACGGCGTTCACCGCGCTGATGGCCGAGTGGGACGCCGAGGCGAAGCGGCTCAACGCCGCGCTCGCCGACATCGCCGAGCAGCTGGGCGGGACGGCCACGGCCTACCAGCAGGTCGAGGACGCCAACGCGCGGAACGTCTCCGCCATCACGTCGGCGCTGGGCTGAGGAGGGGACCACCGATGGGATCGGAGATCAAGGTCACGTTCGCCGCGATCGAGCAGGCCGCCGTCGACATCGACGCGGCCCGGGCGCGGATCACCGGGCAGCTCGGGGACCTCCGGCGCCACC
It contains:
- a CDS encoding type VII secretion-associated protein → MTGFAVAVHTGPSRVLLAAADAGGVRLLAAAPPGTAPGRAVDDFFGDEPPAVVVRVGTTPGGAFPGVPRVMAVPVAVAVLAVGPPPPAGPVLVVDAGTAGTEVAVVDDGIVTRVSPGGRGGAANPRNGRGAAASPGGGGGVARGDVRDVAVLRAVACRAGAVEVVVAGERAADDPGWVAAVAAAAPCPVRTAGPRADDDPAAVPGAGADTAAVLGAALLGAGLLAQVSRSPAATARFRESGGGPPGDGCTVPGAAAGRGGAGHTGRGEPGDSGRGEPPGTDRPGRGRLLLPAVAVLGAVLVAAGLALGGPERPAPAEDAVVVQYGYAAALPAGWEHTGGDPGRRRVLLTPVGRPDGADLIVVERSPLPYDAAREPIRLRRELAALLAGEAGVTPPAPVVVAGRTVLGYTQRPGDGTVVDWHVLPEAPDQLVVGCRRPAGAPPAPACAAVVGSVRPAP
- a CDS encoding WXG100 family type VII secretion target — translated: MAEGFGTTTQEMALAAGRVREVSAAVNGELGGLRSRLEATRGQWVGAAATAFTALMAEWDAEAKRLNAALADIAEQLGGTATAYQQVEDANARNVSAITSALG